The nucleotide sequence GAAATCTCGCTAATATAGCATTCGCGTTCCTCAGTAGCTCAGCGGTAGAGCGGTCGACTGTTAATCGATTGGTCGCTGGTTCGAATCCAGCCTGGGGAGTTTAACTAAATAGCGCCTTGGACAAAGTGCCAAGGTTGTTGCCAGCCTTTGCCTCCGACTTCGAGGGCCGCCAGGTGAGTTTCAGCCTTGAGAATCAGTGACTGGTCTGAAATCGAGAGGGGCGATCGCTGCCACACTTCCACGGTGAGTTGGCCGCGAGTCGTATCCCAGCACTCAAAACGCAATCCTTCCAAGGTGGGGACTCTTACCTGGGCAGGGGCGCTCTGAGATCGTCCTTGCAACACAATGCGATAGCGATGATCGGCGATCGTCATCTGCCAATGGCCCCAGGGCGCAACTTGCCAGGTGACCGCCGCTCGCAACGAAGTCATCGAGATACATTGGCCCGCCCAATGCAATCCCACTAACCCCACGGTTTCCTCGCGACCTAGCACCTGCCGTTTGCCACCCACAGCGGTAATGGTCAGATCGGGTAGAGCGGCAAACGCATTCGCCTGGACCCAAAACCAGCGCTGCGGAAAGGCTCCGCCCCAGTTTTTTTCCATGTAGGTGGGGGCTTGCTCAAATTCATAACGACGGCCCTGCCATTCCGCCCAGCCCGTAGCGAGTCCGTGAGCCATCAGCACTTGCCAACCCGGCTCAAAAATGGGCAAATAGGACAGCCATCCTGCCGTGGCCTGCGCAGTTTGGTTGGCGGCTCCCCAGCCGTACACAGGGTCAATGTCGTAATGCCAGCGAGCGATCGCCCCTGTTGCCGCATCTACCAAGCAGCCCTGATGTTGCGTCGCCGTCAGTTGATAGCCTTGTTGGGCAATGTCCCAAAACTCAGCGGATGGTAGATAGCCGCCCCGCTGACCGTCCGCCGTTCGTTGCCAATGCCCGACGCCTAAACGATGGGGCCAGGCCCAAAATCCGCGCAACTCGGGCAGCCAGGTCAGGTGATACTGCTCCTCTGGGCCGAGAATTTGCGCCGCGCCACCACTTAAGGTCGACTGTCCCGCTGGGTCGTCAATGGAGTACATGAACGCAAACGTTTCACCCAATGTCGGCAACGTGAGGCGGACGTACCACCCTTCAAAGAATCGCCTGGCCGACCCATCCCAGTGATAACCGCTGTGAGGCGTCCAAAAAAAATCAGGCATCGACCCAGCTAGGGACATAGTGCCAACCTTTCTTGAGGTCAGTCTTGGCTTGGTCTAACTCGGGATAATATTGCCGCACCAATTGCCAGAACGCTTTGGAATGATTCATATGCACGGTGTGGCACAGCTCATGAATTAGCACGTAGTCCACCAGGGTCGACGGCAAAAATAGCAGCTTGTAGTTGAGACTGATGGACTGTTTAGAAGAGCAACTGCCCCAGCGAGTGCTCTGACCACGGACGGCCATGCGACTATAGGCGAGATCACAACGCTGGCTCAACTGCTGCAACCAGGGGGCGAGCTCAACGCGGGCTTTACGCTGCAGCCAATTGCGCAGCAACTCGCGGCAGGCGATCGCATCTTCGATCGGGCCGCGCAGGGTAAGTTCTTGAGGATTACTCTGCGTCAACGCCACCGTCGAATCGCGCGTTGACTTGTACACGACCTGCCAGACTTCATTCAGCGATCGCAGTTCCAACTCCGTTGGCGTTTCTACACTATGGGCGGCGGGCAAGGTCGCTCGTTGCTTTTCAATCCGCTTGAGGGTTTTGGTAATCCACCCGCGCCGTCGCTCTAAAATGCTGGGAATCTCAGTTTCGTTAAAACCGGGCGGCACCACCACCTCTAGCGTGCCCTGGAAAGAAATTTTGAGAGAAACATGACGCGCCCGCTGACTTTCGCGCACTTGATATTCCGGCAATGGAGACTGATGG is from Leptolyngbya iicbica LK and encodes:
- a CDS encoding tocopherol cyclase family protein produces the protein MPDFFWTPHSGYHWDGSARRFFEGWYVRLTLPTLGETFAFMYSIDDPAGQSTLSGGAAQILGPEEQYHLTWLPELRGFWAWPHRLGVGHWQRTADGQRGGYLPSAEFWDIAQQGYQLTATQHQGCLVDAATGAIARWHYDIDPVYGWGAANQTAQATAGWLSYLPIFEPGWQVLMAHGLATGWAEWQGRRYEFEQAPTYMEKNWGGAFPQRWFWVQANAFAALPDLTITAVGGKRQVLGREETVGLVGLHWAGQCISMTSLRAAVTWQVAPWGHWQMTIADHRYRIVLQGRSQSAPAQVRVPTLEGLRFECWDTTRGQLTVEVWQRSPLSISDQSLILKAETHLAALEVGGKGWQQPWHFVQGAI
- a CDS encoding M48 family metallopeptidase, producing the protein MTETVQQLTLFALSDHQSPLPEYQVRESQRARHVSLKISFQGTLEVVVPPGFNETEIPSILERRRGWITKTLKRIEKQRATLPAAHSVETPTELELRSLNEVWQVVYKSTRDSTVALTQSNPQELTLRGPIEDAIACRELLRNWLQRKARVELAPWLQQLSQRCDLAYSRMAVRGQSTRWGSCSSKQSISLNYKLLFLPSTLVDYVLIHELCHTVHMNHSKAFWQLVRQYYPELDQAKTDLKKGWHYVPSWVDA